The genomic interval AACCACACTATGCGCTCGACGAGAACAAAAAATGGTGGGTTTATTTCCGGGTTAATGATAAGAGTATCCTGGCCAGCAAGATCATTGTTGATGTCCTGAAAAAAGAAAACACCCATAGCGGGCAGCTGATAACCTATACTGAACAGGAACAAAAACTATTAAAGTATCTTGATCAGGAAGGGCGTATTACCTTAAAACAATTTAGTAAACTCACTAAAATCCCTAACCATAAAGCCCAGAGAATACTGGTCAGTTTCATTCTTGCTGACCTGATCCAGCCCCATTCTTCCGAAAAAGAAGAATATTTTACCATGACAACGCCGAAATAGCCGTACCTTTGCGGGTTCAATTCAATCGTTATGTTCAGTTCCTTTTACGCAAAATACAAGCCTTATTATTCAGATAACCTCAAACTGGCAATGCCTATTGTAGTGTCCCAGCTGGGTCATACCCTTGTGCACCTTGCTGATAGTGTGATCGTAGGCCATTTTGCAGGAACAATCCAATTGGCAGCAGTTTCCCTGGTGAATAGTCTGTTTATGCTGATCCTTGTAGTAGGAATGGGTATTTCTTATGGATTAACCCCACTTATCGCACAGGAAAACGGACGTAAAAATTATAAAGAATGCGGAAGTTTATTATCAAACAGCTTATTGATTAATATCATGATAGGAATTTTCCTGTACCTTTTGGTACACTTCGGAACCCTGTTGGTGATTGATAACCTCGGACAATCTCCTGAAGTTGTTGCCTATGCAAAACCTTACCTTGGATACCTGAGTTTTTCCATCATTCCGCTAATGATATTTCAGACTTTCAAGCAATTTGCCGAAGGATTGGGTTTTACTAAGCAGGCTATGTTTATTTCTATCTGGGGAAATATCATCAATGTGATCCTGGGAATAATCCTGGTGAAAGGAATGTTCGGTATTGCCCCTATGGGCGTTAAAGGTGTTGGGATCTCTACCCTGGTCGACAGGATCTTAATGGCTACTGTAATGTGCATTTATGTCTTTAACTCTAAGAACTTCAAAATATACCTGCAAAACTTTAAACTAACGCTGATTGATCAGATCAGAAGTATCAAAATCTTAAAAATCGGTGCTCCGGTTGCCCTGCAATACTCTTTTGAGATCAGCGCATTCAGTGGTGCGGCTATTTTAATTGGTACCATTGGCGCTGTAGAACAAGCAGCTCACCAGGTAGCGATTAACCTGGCTGCTGTAACTTATATGCTGGCCAGTGGAATTGCATCAGCAGCGACCATTAAAACAGGTAATAACCTGGGTAAAAAGAACTTCTTTGATTTAAGAAGATCAGCTATAGCAAGTTATCATACAGTTGCTGTATTTATGAGTATTACCGCTATAGCTTTTGTTTGCGCCAATCATATTTTACCTTATATCTATACAGAAGATACCGCTGTAATTCAGATCGCAGCCCAGTTGTTGATTATTGCTGGTTTCTTCCAGTTATTTGATGGTACACAGGTAGTTGGACTGGGAGTTTTACGAGGTTTGGGCGATGTAAATATCCCAACTGTGATCACTTTTGTTGCTTACTGGATCATTGGTATCCCGCTGGGTTACTTTTTAGGTATCACGTTAAAAATGGGTGTAAACGGAATCTGGTACGGTCTGACTTTTGGCCTGCTTACCGCTTCTGTAATGCTGTTTTTCAGGTTCCAGCAAAAAACCAGGATGCTGATTCCTGTCACTGCATAAAAAAGGCGGATCAATAATAGAAATACACTAAACAGTTTTAAAACATTTTACCATTAATTGATGTACACTAAAGGTTAAAGTCTTTTTAACATCTTATTTTCTTGCGTATTTTACACCTATGTCTAATCAAAAAGCATCCATTTATAGCGCACTGGCAGCGAACCTGCTTATTGCCATTACCAAGTTTATAGCAGGCGCATTCAGCAATAGTGCATCTATGATTTCAGAAGGAATTCACTCCCTCGTTGATACTGTTAACCAGCTTTTACTGCTTTTCGGATTAAAAAGAAGTAAGAAGCCAGCAGATGCCCTGCGCCCTTTCGGTTACGGGAAAGAGCTCTATTTCTATTCCTTTATTGTTTCTATCCTGATTTTCGGTTTAGGTGGAGGGATCTCTATTTACCAGGGAATTATCCATATCTCAAATCCGGAACCACTTGGAGATCCAACCTGGAATTATGTAGTACTGGCTTTATGTGTAGTTTTTGAAGGTACATCTTTAGTCATTGCTGCTAAAGCTTTCAATAAAGTGAGAGGTCAGGAAACCTGGTGGAATGCAATTGTAAAAAGTAAAGATCCTTCCAGCTTCTTAGTACTTTTTGAAGACGGTGCTGCTGTTTTGGGATTAATCACGGTCATGATCTGTATGGTACTTAACCATTGGCTTGATCTACCGGAACTGGATGGCGTAGCCTCTTTACTCGTGGGGCTGTTATTGGTTGGAGTTTCCTTAATCCTGGCCAGGGAAAGCCGGAGCTTATTAATGGGCGAAGGAATCTCTGCGATGTCGAAACAGAAAATTGTGGAAATTACAGAGAAAGTTCCGGGAATCGTCAAAGTTCTGACTGTTGTATCCACTTATCAGTCACCAGATGAAGTATTATTGATGCTGATCGCAACTTTCAAAGAAGATTTGAATACCCATCAAATCAATGAAGCTATTAATATCATCCAGGCTGGTATCAAAAAGGAATTCCCGCTCGTCCGTTATATTATTATACAACCCGAAGAATTTACCAAACAATTTAAGTTTTAAGAATTGGCTGTTTATTCCTGAAATAGCTGTACAATCCGGCAGGGTTTTGCAGGGGTTGTGGCTAGATTGTGGTATACATTGAAGTAGGGTTAAAGTAGTATCCACTACATGACACCTGGAATTTATTTATATTTATCGCATATTATGAAAAGAAAAATCAGTCTCCTCCCCTTTATACTTTTTGCCATTTTTATCTTTTTGTTAAATTGGTATGTACTTTCGGGTCTGTTAATGATAAGCACATCAGGCTTGACTACACCAGTCTTCTGCCTGTTTATGATTGCCGCTATCGGCTCCCTGTTTCTTGCAATCAGAAGAATGAGTGCTCATGGCATGGATCTGTTTTTCAAGATATCCAGTCATTTGCTACTTACGCTTTTTGCTGCCGAAGTCGTGTTATCAGTTTTCCTGTTCATCGGTGATGTACCCCGGATTTTTATGGGTACAGGAAGAAACCTGTATTGGGTAGAACTATCCTTTCTCATGTTCCTGCTGACGATTGTACTCTTCATTTACGGAATGATCTTTGGAAAATACAATTACAAAGTCATCAATCACGTTCTTTATTTCGATGACCTTCCGGATAAATTTGACGGTTTCAAACTCGCACAAATTTCTGATGTCCATGCCGGCAGCTTCAATAATCCAGCTGCTGTACAGCGCGGTATTACACTGATCAATGCACAAAAAGCCGATATGTTTGTTTTCACAGGAGATCTGGTCAACAATAAAGCAGAAGAAATCAAGCCCTGGATCAGCTACTTTTCACAGATTAAAACTCCCTATGGCCAATTCTCGATTTTAGGAAATCATGATTACGGCGATTATGTCAAATGGGAAAATGAGCTTGAAAAAGCTAAAAACTTACAACAATTAAAAGCTTACCATCAGGATCTGGGCTTTAAATTACTACTGGACACTCATGTGGAAATTAAAAAAGAAGACCAGCATATTATACTCGCCGGTGTAGAAAACTGGGGACTTGGTTTTGGTGAAAGAGGTGATTTACCCAAAGCACTGGCTGGCACAAACAACAATGAATTTAAAATCTTACTCTCTCACGATCCAAGTCACTGGGAAGAACAAGTTAAGACATTTGGCAATAAAGTACATTTAACACTTGCTGGTCATACCCATGGGATGCAATTTGGCGTAGAAGCATTCGGTATTAAATGGAGCCCGGTTAAATATCGCTATGCCCATTGGGCCGGTATCAAATCAGAAAATGGCAGAATATTAAATATTAACCGCGGTTTTGGTTTCCTTGGTTTTTCAGGCAGGATTGGTATCTGGCCGGAGATTACAGTGATCGAGCTCAGAAAAACAGTTTAAACAGCACATAAAAAAAACCGCTTACCGAAAAATAAGCGGTTTTTTTTATTATTTACTTAGCTTCAACAGCGTAGATGTATATTTTACTGTTTCTAACTGGCTGACCTTTAATAGCCAGGTATTCACCTCTGTTATCTCTCAGCATTTTGATTACAAATGGATCATCTCCCTTAGCGCCAAGATCAAAAGCAATCTTAAGCCTGTCAATATGTGTATCTGCATTCACTTTCCATTTTCTGTCCTGATACATAAAGTAGGCAAAAATCACACGTGTATCACCTTTAGTTTTACCATCTAACCTTACAAAGATTGGATTCTCTTTTTTTAAAGGTTCAACAGCTTTTACATAGAATTCATTAAAATCTGCAAATATTTGTTTTGCGTTATCGTTAGTCATATTATTATTCTTTCGTGTTGTATATGTTAATGTATTATTATTTAATTAGTAAGGTAAACAAGCCGCTAAGACTGCTCTTTTACATTACCAGTACGCTTTAGAACTCCCCAGCCTTCCAGCTCCCCTTTCAACGCTTTACGTAACGATCTGAATAAGACCAGATACATCAGCTGTCTCCAGTAAAACCGTTGCGGGATGATATAAATCAGTTTCTTATAAGACTCTTTTTCCATTCTGAAGGCAATTCCTGCAAAGAACAAATCTACCAGAATAAATAAACAATAGAAGAAAAACACCTGTCCAAAACCATTATCAAGGCTTAACAAGCTACCCATTCCTTCTAAAGTAAGTGAATTTACAGAAGATAAAGAAAACATTCCTGTGATAATAGAGAGCACCATAAAGAAATCCGCCAGCGGAGAAAACAGCGGAAGTATAATTTGATAGATCAGGATATTCGGCATCCCCACCATTCCAAAATACCCATATTTCTTATTCAGGATAGTTTTTCTATTTTTCCAGAAACTCTGCATGACCCCAAAACTCCATCTCAGACGTTGTTTCAATAGCATATCTACTGTTTCAGGAGCTTCTGTATAAGCAATCGCTGTATCACAATTTCTGACCGTATAACCAGCTCTTAAAATACGCATCGTTAAATCACAATCTTCTGCAAGTGTATCGGTTGTAAAACCACCAACTTCCAGGATCACCTGTTTTCTGAAAGCACCAATTGCTCCCGGTACCACAGTAATGGTATTTAAAATATCAAATGCCCTTCTGTCCATATTCTGAGCAGTAATGTACTCAATAGACTGCCAGTTTGTAATCAGGTTAATCTTGTTACCAACCTTAACCGTACCCGCTACAGCAGCAATTTCTTCGTCATAGAAATAACGCATCAATTCATGGATGGCATCAGTTTTCAGTTGTGTATCTGCATCAATACAAATTACAAAATCAGCTTCAGCAAGTGCAATACCAAAGTTCAAAGCAGATGCTTTACCCCCATTTGGCTTGGTGTATATTTTGATATTGGTCAGATGACTGAAATGTTCCTTAACCAGTTCTACAGTACGGTCAGAAGAACCATCGTCCACAAAAATAAACTCCGCATGGGTATAAGTCGTTTTCAGTAAACTGTTTAAAGTTTGTACTACAGTCACTTCCTCATTATAAGCAGGGATGATGATACTTACTTTCATCGCCGGATCTTTCAATAAAAG from Pedobacter sp. WC2423 carries:
- a CDS encoding helix-turn-helix domain-containing protein, yielding MNIRKLILQGEGTTLDFKKTINNYEKIAKSLVAFANNKGGQLLIGVADDGTIKGVKSEEEEKYMITKSAHQFCKPAIEPEFEEIYIDSKLVLVAKIPQSDTKPHYALDENKKWWVYFRVNDKSILASKIIVDVLKKENTHSGQLITYTEQEQKLLKYLDQEGRITLKQFSKLTKIPNHKAQRILVSFILADLIQPHSSEKEEYFTMTTPK
- a CDS encoding MATE family efflux transporter, which codes for MFSSFYAKYKPYYSDNLKLAMPIVVSQLGHTLVHLADSVIVGHFAGTIQLAAVSLVNSLFMLILVVGMGISYGLTPLIAQENGRKNYKECGSLLSNSLLINIMIGIFLYLLVHFGTLLVIDNLGQSPEVVAYAKPYLGYLSFSIIPLMIFQTFKQFAEGLGFTKQAMFISIWGNIINVILGIILVKGMFGIAPMGVKGVGISTLVDRILMATVMCIYVFNSKNFKIYLQNFKLTLIDQIRSIKILKIGAPVALQYSFEISAFSGAAILIGTIGAVEQAAHQVAINLAAVTYMLASGIASAATIKTGNNLGKKNFFDLRRSAIASYHTVAVFMSITAIAFVCANHILPYIYTEDTAVIQIAAQLLIIAGFFQLFDGTQVVGLGVLRGLGDVNIPTVITFVAYWIIGIPLGYFLGITLKMGVNGIWYGLTFGLLTASVMLFFRFQQKTRMLIPVTA
- a CDS encoding cation diffusion facilitator family transporter, with translation MSNQKASIYSALAANLLIAITKFIAGAFSNSASMISEGIHSLVDTVNQLLLLFGLKRSKKPADALRPFGYGKELYFYSFIVSILIFGLGGGISIYQGIIHISNPEPLGDPTWNYVVLALCVVFEGTSLVIAAKAFNKVRGQETWWNAIVKSKDPSSFLVLFEDGAAVLGLITVMICMVLNHWLDLPELDGVASLLVGLLLVGVSLILARESRSLLMGEGISAMSKQKIVEITEKVPGIVKVLTVVSTYQSPDEVLLMLIATFKEDLNTHQINEAINIIQAGIKKEFPLVRYIIIQPEEFTKQFKF
- a CDS encoding metallophosphoesterase, with protein sequence MKRKISLLPFILFAIFIFLLNWYVLSGLLMISTSGLTTPVFCLFMIAAIGSLFLAIRRMSAHGMDLFFKISSHLLLTLFAAEVVLSVFLFIGDVPRIFMGTGRNLYWVELSFLMFLLTIVLFIYGMIFGKYNYKVINHVLYFDDLPDKFDGFKLAQISDVHAGSFNNPAAVQRGITLINAQKADMFVFTGDLVNNKAEEIKPWISYFSQIKTPYGQFSILGNHDYGDYVKWENELEKAKNLQQLKAYHQDLGFKLLLDTHVEIKKEDQHIILAGVENWGLGFGERGDLPKALAGTNNNEFKILLSHDPSHWEEQVKTFGNKVHLTLAGHTHGMQFGVEAFGIKWSPVKYRYAHWAGIKSENGRILNINRGFGFLGFSGRIGIWPEITVIELRKTV